A single window of Candoia aspera isolate rCanAsp1 chromosome 3, rCanAsp1.hap2, whole genome shotgun sequence DNA harbors:
- the LOC134493336 gene encoding von Willebrand factor C domain-containing protein 2-like — MPLSFERLSLALLLAVVARPGLAGPVSTCDANGSLYFVGEWYSLDSDHCIQCECTAEGPACARTDCAALPPACIHVSHYPGDCCPRCERVGCEHRGQVYQLGQHFQPSECEQCTCDVDGIAHCLVADCAPPPCVNPIYKKGHCCPTCKEGPNCYVGGSQHNIIPAGDSVWVGPCTRCRCHDGQDAGYWEGNRLAKCERLAGCRASAGHQS, encoded by the exons ATGCCCTTGTCTTTCGAACGGCTGAGCCTGGCATTGCTGCTGGCTGTGGTGGCTCGGCCCGGGCTGGCAGGGCCAGTCAGCACTTGCGATGCCAACGGGAGCCTGTACTTCGTGGGTGAATGGTATTCCCTGGATAGTGACCACTGCATCCAGTGTGAGTGCACGGCGGAAGGACCAGCTTGTGCCCGCACTGACTGCGCCGCTCTGCCGCCTGCCTGCATTCACGTCAGTCACTACCCGGGCGACTGCTGTCCGCGCTGCGAACGCGTCGGCTGTGAGCACCGAGGGCAGGTTTATCAACTGGGGCAGCATTTCCAG CCTTCTGAGTGTGAGCAGTGTACCTGTGACGTGGATGGAATTGCCCACTGCCTAGTAGCAGACTGTGCCCCCCCACCATGTGTCAATCCCATCTACAAGAAAGGCCATTGCTGCCCCACCTGCAAGGAAG GGCCAAACTGCTATGTAGGTGGGAGCCAGCACAACATTATTCCTGCTGGAGATAGCGTCTGGGTGGGTCCCTGCACTCGCTGCCGCTGTCATGATGGCCAGGATGCTGGCTACTGGGAAGGCAACCGCTTAGCCAAATGTGAGCGGCTGGCAGGATGCCGAGCTTCAGCTGGACACCAGTCCTGA
- the CCDC24 gene encoding coiled-coil domain-containing protein 24 — protein MYLLLSSNALDLGISIFILELDCAPMFPLSSFSREPLQPVPSLWRMIEEQLAPSERLEVKTILGDVLVEHSLELHTEIETLSEFYQELQLDHFGQTADNCALLTAPPHLKELVREEIHLLLTGLQQKALQEGRDHCYAIAKYNPRVVNFALKTNAGNSRPSSGSNTPIRSLSSRSISDLEPYSNKLNIAHIGEISSRLRTLLEDECHALEKYITNLQNQLEEVHKHATELQETMHEPTMAELQEEKRAMERDLQLSQPKLCPRPPSLMSDQFGNSTHLPQLSPFHWNVEIKPFVSHNSFSLFHSHSSSSVKGPSFGQISPASKGTPSPDPGDQTSLFCYQPSSWQSHSTKPPLGRMHQNSEESNQGRKDSDTKLPRTLGHPIASVYRAVAPVLEPAFLPMPPTGPCPLTRFCPRARLLHCKGPS, from the exons ATGTATCTCCTTCTTTCCTCTAATGCATTAGACCTGGGAATTTCTATTTTTATCCTGGAATTGGACTGTGCCCCCATGTTCCCCTTGTCCAGTTTCTCCCGGGAGCCCTTGCAGCCAGTGCCATCGCTCTGGAGGATGATAGAGGAGCAGCTAGCACCCAGCGAGAGACTGGAAGTGAAGACTATCTTGGGAGATGTTCTTGTGGAACACAGCTTGGAGCTTCACACTGAG ATAGAGACTCTCTCAGAATTCTATCAAGAATTGCAATTGGACCATTTTGGGCAAACAGCTGATAACTGTGCCTTGCTGACTGCTCCTCCCCACCTGAAGGAACTAGTAAGAGAGGAGATTCACCTACTCCTGACTGGCTTGCAGCAAAAGGCATTGCAGGAGGGCAG GGACCACTGTTATGCCATTGCTAAGTACAACCCACGCGTGGTCAACTTTGCTTTAAAGACAAATGCTGGAAATAGTCGGCCATCATCTGGGAGCAACACTCCCATCAG ATCATTGTCCTCCAGAAGCATAAGTGATTTGGAACCGTACTCTAATAAACTAAATATAGCTCATATTGGTGAGATATCCTCTAGACTTAG GACATTGCTAGAGGATGAATGCCACGCTCTGGAAAAATACATTACAAATTTACAG AACCAACTAGAGGAGGTGCATAAGCATGCTACAGAGCTGCAAGAAACAATGCATGAACCCACCATGGCTG AACTACAGGAAGAGAAACGTGCCATGGAGCGGGATTTGCAACTGAGCCAGCCCAAGTTATGTCCCAGGCCTCCATCCCTGATGTCAGACCAGTTTGGGAATAGCACCCATTTGCCTCAACTCAG TCCATTTCATTGGA ATGTTGAAATAAAACCTTTTGTATCGCACAACTCCTTCTCTTTGTTTCACAGCCATTCAAGCAGCTCAGTAAAAGGGCCAAGCTTTGGACAGATCAGTCCTGCTTCTAAGGGGACTCCTTCACCAGATCCCGGAGATCAGACTTCTCTATTCTGCTACCAGCCATCATCCTGGCAGAGCCATTCCACAAAACCCCCTTTGGGACGGATGCATCAAAATAGCGAGGAGTCCAACCAGGGAAGGAAGGACAGTGACACTAAGCTGCCTAGAACGCTGGGACATCCAATTGCCTCAGTTTATAGGGCAGTAGCACCAGTGCTGGAACCTGCTTTTCTTCCCATGCCTCCTACAGGCCCTTGCCCACTGACTCGCTTTTGTCCCCGTGCGAGATTGTTGCACTGTAAAGGACcaagctag
- the SLC6A9 gene encoding sodium- and chloride-dependent glycine transporter 1 isoform X2, protein MARNGAVPGETGKRDENIKRGNWGNQIEFVLTSVGYAVGLGNVWRFPYLCYRNGGGAFMFPYFIMLVFCGIPLFFMELSFGQFASQGCLGVWKVSPMFKGVGYGMMVVSSYIGIYYNVVISIAFYYFFSSMTRVLPWTYCHNFWNTGNCTSVLDVANSSAGSSLNFTQIFNQTLKRTSPSEEYWRRYVLKLSDDIGNLGEVRLPLLGCLGVSWIVVFLCLIKSVKSSGKVVYFTATFPYVVLTILFVRGITLEGSVTGIMYYLTPQWDKILDAKVWGDAASQIFYSLGCAWGGLITMASYNKFHNNCYRDSIIISITNCATSVYAGFVIFSILGFMAHHLGVDVSKVADHGPGLAFVAYPEALTLLPISPLWSVLFFFMLILLGLGTQFCLLETLVTAIVDEVGNEWIFRRKTFVTLGVAVVGFLLGIPLTTQAGIYWLSLMDNYAASFSLVVISCIMCVAIMYVYGYRNYFKDIEMMLGFPPPIFFQICWRFISPVIIFFILIFTVIQYEPISYNTYVYPTWAIAIGFCMALSSVICIPIYAVYYLLRSEGDSLLQRLKNATRPSREWGPALVEHQTGRYATAFSSTESQLEVQLLNPEKPRSDEAGMMVAITIGSNGSTHSQDSMM, encoded by the exons AATGGGGCTGTGCCTGGTGAAACAGGTAAGCGAGATGAGAACATCAAACGAGGCAACTGGGGCAACCAGATTGAGTTTGTTCTCACAAGTGTTGGCTATGCTGTTGGGCTTGGCAACGTGTGGCGCTTCCCTTACCTCTGCTACCGCAATGGAGGAG GTGCTTTCATGTTCCCCTATTTCATCATGTTGGTGTTCTGTGGGATCCCCCTGTTCTTCATGGAACTCTCTTTTGGACAATTTGCCAGCCAGGGCTGCCTGGGCGTCTGGAAGGTTAGCCCCATGTTCAAAG GTGTTGGCTATGGTATGATGGTTGTGTCCAGCTACATTGGAATCTATTACAATGTTGTGATCTCTATCGCCTTCTATTATTTCTTCTCATCAATGACACGGGTGCTACCCTGGACATACTGTCACAACTTTTGGAATACAGGGAATTGCACCAGTGTGTTGGATGTTGCCAACAGCTCAGCGGGTTCATCGCTCAACTTCACACAGATCTTCAATCAGACACTGAAGCGCACTAGCCCCAGTGAGGAATACTGGAG GCGGTATGTATTGAAGCTGTCTGATGACATTGGGAATCTGGGTGAGGTGCGACTTCCCCTGCTGGGTTGTTTAGGTGTCTCTTGGATTGTTGTCTTCCTCTGCCTCATCAAGAGTGTGAAGTCCTCAGGAAAA GTGGTGTATTTCACAGCAACATTCCCATATGTGGTGCTGACAATCTTATTTGTGCGGGGAATCACTCTTGAAGGTTCAGTTACTGGCATCATGTACTATCTGACACCACAGTGGGACAAAATCCTTGATGCAAAG GTATGGGGAGATGCTGCCTCCCAGATCTTCTATTCATTGGGCTGTGCCTGGGGTGGGCTTATCACCATGGCATCATATAACAAGTTTCACAACAACTGCTACAG GGACAGCATCATCATCAGCATCACCAACTGTGCTACTAGCGTCTACGCAGGTTTCGTCATCTTCTCTATCCTCGGCTTCATGGCTCATCACCTGGGAGTGGATGTTTCCAAGGTGGCCGACCACGGCCCTGGCTTGGCCTTTGTGGCCTATCCTGAGGCACTGACACTCCTCCCCATTTCCCCTCTTTGgtctgttctcttctttttcatgcTCATCCTGCTGGGGCTGGGTACACAG ttcTGTCTCCTGGAGACTCTTGTCACAGCCATTGTGGATGAAGTGGGAAATGAATGGATATTCCGTCGGAAGACTTTTGTGACTCTAGGTGTGGCTGTGGTGGGCTTTCTGCTAGGTATCCCACTCACCACACAG GCTGGTATTTATTGGTTATCGTTGATGGACAATTACGCAGCAAGTTTCTCACTTGTGGTTATTTCATGCATCATGTGCGTTGCCATTATGTATGTCTATG GGTACCGGAACTATTTCAAGGACATTGAGATGATGCTGggttttccaccacccatcttcttCCAGATCTGTTGGAGGTTCATCTCTCCAGTTATCATCTTT TTTATCCTCATATTCACAGTGATTCAGTATGAACCAATCTCATACAACACATATGTGTACCCGACCTGGGCCATTGCCATTGGTTTCTGTATGGCACTTTCATCGGTCATCTGCATCCCCATCTATGCAGTGTACTACCTTTTGCGATCAGAAGGAGACTCACTACTGCAG CGTTTGAAAAATGCCACTCGGCCAAGCCGGGAGTGGGGCCCAGCTCTTGTTGAGCACCAGACAGGCCGCTACGCAACAGCATTCAGCTCAACAGAATCCCAACTGGAGGTGCAGCTGCTGAACCCCGAGAAACCCAGGAGTGATGAGGCTGGCATGATGGTTGCCATCACCATTGGAAGCAATGGCTCAACCCACAGCCAAGATTCCATGATGTGA
- the SLC6A9 gene encoding sodium- and chloride-dependent glycine transporter 1 isoform X1, with protein MAEKCSEGLLNGAVPGETGKRDENIKRGNWGNQIEFVLTSVGYAVGLGNVWRFPYLCYRNGGGAFMFPYFIMLVFCGIPLFFMELSFGQFASQGCLGVWKVSPMFKGVGYGMMVVSSYIGIYYNVVISIAFYYFFSSMTRVLPWTYCHNFWNTGNCTSVLDVANSSAGSSLNFTQIFNQTLKRTSPSEEYWRRYVLKLSDDIGNLGEVRLPLLGCLGVSWIVVFLCLIKSVKSSGKVVYFTATFPYVVLTILFVRGITLEGSVTGIMYYLTPQWDKILDAKVWGDAASQIFYSLGCAWGGLITMASYNKFHNNCYRDSIIISITNCATSVYAGFVIFSILGFMAHHLGVDVSKVADHGPGLAFVAYPEALTLLPISPLWSVLFFFMLILLGLGTQFCLLETLVTAIVDEVGNEWIFRRKTFVTLGVAVVGFLLGIPLTTQAGIYWLSLMDNYAASFSLVVISCIMCVAIMYVYGYRNYFKDIEMMLGFPPPIFFQICWRFISPVIIFFILIFTVIQYEPISYNTYVYPTWAIAIGFCMALSSVICIPIYAVYYLLRSEGDSLLQRLKNATRPSREWGPALVEHQTGRYATAFSSTESQLEVQLLNPEKPRSDEAGMMVAITIGSNGSTHSQDSMM; from the exons AATGGGGCTGTGCCTGGTGAAACAGGTAAGCGAGATGAGAACATCAAACGAGGCAACTGGGGCAACCAGATTGAGTTTGTTCTCACAAGTGTTGGCTATGCTGTTGGGCTTGGCAACGTGTGGCGCTTCCCTTACCTCTGCTACCGCAATGGAGGAG GTGCTTTCATGTTCCCCTATTTCATCATGTTGGTGTTCTGTGGGATCCCCCTGTTCTTCATGGAACTCTCTTTTGGACAATTTGCCAGCCAGGGCTGCCTGGGCGTCTGGAAGGTTAGCCCCATGTTCAAAG GTGTTGGCTATGGTATGATGGTTGTGTCCAGCTACATTGGAATCTATTACAATGTTGTGATCTCTATCGCCTTCTATTATTTCTTCTCATCAATGACACGGGTGCTACCCTGGACATACTGTCACAACTTTTGGAATACAGGGAATTGCACCAGTGTGTTGGATGTTGCCAACAGCTCAGCGGGTTCATCGCTCAACTTCACACAGATCTTCAATCAGACACTGAAGCGCACTAGCCCCAGTGAGGAATACTGGAG GCGGTATGTATTGAAGCTGTCTGATGACATTGGGAATCTGGGTGAGGTGCGACTTCCCCTGCTGGGTTGTTTAGGTGTCTCTTGGATTGTTGTCTTCCTCTGCCTCATCAAGAGTGTGAAGTCCTCAGGAAAA GTGGTGTATTTCACAGCAACATTCCCATATGTGGTGCTGACAATCTTATTTGTGCGGGGAATCACTCTTGAAGGTTCAGTTACTGGCATCATGTACTATCTGACACCACAGTGGGACAAAATCCTTGATGCAAAG GTATGGGGAGATGCTGCCTCCCAGATCTTCTATTCATTGGGCTGTGCCTGGGGTGGGCTTATCACCATGGCATCATATAACAAGTTTCACAACAACTGCTACAG GGACAGCATCATCATCAGCATCACCAACTGTGCTACTAGCGTCTACGCAGGTTTCGTCATCTTCTCTATCCTCGGCTTCATGGCTCATCACCTGGGAGTGGATGTTTCCAAGGTGGCCGACCACGGCCCTGGCTTGGCCTTTGTGGCCTATCCTGAGGCACTGACACTCCTCCCCATTTCCCCTCTTTGgtctgttctcttctttttcatgcTCATCCTGCTGGGGCTGGGTACACAG ttcTGTCTCCTGGAGACTCTTGTCACAGCCATTGTGGATGAAGTGGGAAATGAATGGATATTCCGTCGGAAGACTTTTGTGACTCTAGGTGTGGCTGTGGTGGGCTTTCTGCTAGGTATCCCACTCACCACACAG GCTGGTATTTATTGGTTATCGTTGATGGACAATTACGCAGCAAGTTTCTCACTTGTGGTTATTTCATGCATCATGTGCGTTGCCATTATGTATGTCTATG GGTACCGGAACTATTTCAAGGACATTGAGATGATGCTGggttttccaccacccatcttcttCCAGATCTGTTGGAGGTTCATCTCTCCAGTTATCATCTTT TTTATCCTCATATTCACAGTGATTCAGTATGAACCAATCTCATACAACACATATGTGTACCCGACCTGGGCCATTGCCATTGGTTTCTGTATGGCACTTTCATCGGTCATCTGCATCCCCATCTATGCAGTGTACTACCTTTTGCGATCAGAAGGAGACTCACTACTGCAG CGTTTGAAAAATGCCACTCGGCCAAGCCGGGAGTGGGGCCCAGCTCTTGTTGAGCACCAGACAGGCCGCTACGCAACAGCATTCAGCTCAACAGAATCCCAACTGGAGGTGCAGCTGCTGAACCCCGAGAAACCCAGGAGTGATGAGGCTGGCATGATGGTTGCCATCACCATTGGAAGCAATGGCTCAACCCACAGCCAAGATTCCATGATGTGA